aagcgtgttttttagtttttttaaactatatttatttttaatttttcagtttgatgtgagaaaccccaaatttgttaaaatgtgAACTATGAAATGTAGTattggttaagtaaatcgataattagacagcatttaatatctactcgtaacctttcattgactaattgttATGTTATATTGtttgcgaccaagttctattgacgactttacgaattattatttcttaatcgaatcatttcttctaaagcttcactgttacagggggttttacctgtcaactttgaacagtctagttcttcaattcgaattccgtccaaagatctacaacgactaagtgctacataagcttgtccagcagcaaacagcCGAGAAcccagataaattactgcatgatctactgtacaacCTTGCATCTTATGAACGTtcgacgcccaactcagtattATTGGCAACATTCGTCTCTCAGCGATTCCATAGCTGTATTTTGCTGGAAATTGTATTGATATTGGCTTATTTACGTGTTCACCATCTGAGCCGAAATTAATACGTACTGACGGGATGTCTTCTGCATATACTTGGTTGCTGCGAAAATTTGGCCAGATAATTTCTGTAACAAACCCCATATTACCATTCACTAAACCTTTTCACACGTCAATATTCGACCTTAACATCACTTTTGCTCCaacgaatatttttaatacattaggAAGACCTCCTGTTTTATTGATGTCATTCGGTATTACAGTATTTAAGTCCTTATTACCTAAATTTCGTGTAGCGGCAATGAGTTGGTCTTGTGCTTTAATCGTATAAATAACAGTCCCTTTTTCTTGAAAGCTCTTCAGAACTTTTTCATTATGTATAACAACTTGGTCGTTAGTAGGGTAAATCCTTAAAGCTTTCTCAATTGAGAATTCTTTAGTGGTATCTGTTGACACTTTTTCAAGAAGAACTTCAAGATGCTTCGACGTCAACTTTCCAACTCTTAACGCATTAAGCACATCTATAAATGTCGTATCTTCTTGTTGACGCATGTTTTGTTGGAGTTCAACCAGGCGGAATTGTCGCCACAAATGTGTAGCGGGTTTCATATGTTCTGGCTGTTGAAATACTTGATGTCCTCGGACAGGTGGTAACTGCATTAAATCACCAAAGAGTAAGACATTTATACCTCCAAAACAAGCGTCCTGTCTCTTTAGTTGGCGCAAACGAAAGTCGATCATGCAAAGCATTTCATAAGGCACCATAGAAATTTCGTCTATGAACAGAAACTCAACATTTTGCCATAACTGGCGCGTCCCTCTTAAATAATTTCCTGTAAGAAGTGGCATTTTAATGATGACGCCATCTTTTTGTACTGGTAGTTTCAACAGGCTGTGTTGTGTAGAACCTCCGACCAACCGTGCTACAACTCCAGTAAGAGCACCAACTTTCACGaccaatttttcataatatcgGTTAACTTGGTTTTTCAATACATTAAAGAGAAAAGTTTTTCTGGTGCCTGCTCCACCTGTGACGAAAGTTTTCTCTCGTTTAATATCACCATTAAGTCGATTTTTAATACTCTCTGTAATGACagtaaacaattgtttttgatCAATATTCAAAGCGTGCTGTGCTCTTTGAAATTGATCATTGCTCATTTCTGTGTCCGGTAATTCT
Above is a genomic segment from Bactrocera neohumeralis isolate Rockhampton unplaced genomic scaffold, APGP_CSIRO_Bneo_wtdbg2-racon-allhic-juicebox.fasta_v2 cluster09, whole genome shotgun sequence containing:
- the LOC126764730 gene encoding ATP-dependent DNA helicase PIF1-like; translated protein: MSLTEFAMLFEPFYPKKVCETEESVDHDAYEEFRNTRRPLITLLDKSKMVVRKVRAVVRVPYFIATSDPDNFFYSLLLQYMPYRLETELLEGFDNAKEAFSHRENRLKEMSRYMRQFRERDQQLENAFNQIHAFEILEQPEIINPEVIEEELPDTEMSNDQFQRAQHALNIDQKQLFTVITESIKNRLNGDIKREKTFVTGGAGTRKTFLFNVLKNQVNRYYEKLVVKVGALTGVVARLVGGSTQHSLLKLPVQKDGVIIKMPLLTGNYLRGTRQLWQNVEFLFIDEISMVPYEMLCMIDFRLRQLKRQDACFGGINVLLFGDLMQLPPVRGHQVFQQPEHMKPATHLWRQFRLVELQQNMRQQEDTTFIDVLNALRVGKLTSKHLEVLLEKVSTDTTKEFSIEKALRIYPTNDQVVIHNEKVLKSFQEKGTVIYTIKAQDQLIAATRNLGNKDLNTVIPNDINKTGGLPNVLKIFVGAKVMLRSNIDV